The Tolypothrix sp. PCC 7712 region AAGTACCCATAACCCTTTGCATAATTGCTCAGTCAACAGTACATTGTTGTCAGCAATCGGTAGAAACTCTTAAGGGTATTATCAGTCTCTACTTTTTATGAAGTCCACAATTATTCTCTGTCCAAAATTTAAAGGTGTAAAATATGTTTATAAAAATACAAAATTCTGTCTCAGCCTTTAGTCTGAAAATTTGAGGGCTGATATTCTCAAAGGTGTGCGCTCGCCCAGGAATATTGCTTTTAGTAGTGCCTCTCAGCACAATCTATTTACATATTTTTAAATTGGGGATGGGTGCCATTTTCATGGTTCTTAACCTCCAGATAGCCCCTCATACCCCCCAGACCTCAGACCCCTCACCCCTAAAAATCCCACTGGCGACGTAATATATTATTTTCGTCAAAAAGAATTTTTCTGTTGTCAGACATACTACCAAGTAATTAGCTTATGAAAAAATTACAATTTTGCTAGTGTCTGTCGGAAATTGCGGAGCTTAACGTTGTAGTTTATGAAGAAAAACACATTAGTTATAATTACTCTCTTTCATAAGAAATATAATCAGCAAATGCAATACTTAATATAATTAATGGCTTACGTCTTTCTACTCTTGCTAAAATGACAAATCTTGCCCCAATATGGTTTAGCAATGCTCAAACCAAAGGATTGATTCAGTAATCTAAAAGTTTGCCTTTATTAAAATGTAATAATACCTGTGATTGTGTCTCAACTGCCCTCTCAACCCACTGATAGTAATAATGGTGCGACAACGGATGTCACTCCAGTTGTTGCATTGAAAGAACTCGTGGCAAGGCTGCACCGGGAACAGAACAAAATTCAGGATTTGTTAAGTTCTTTAGGATTTGCCCTCAGAAGTTTTAATAATTTAAATCAATTTTTGGAATTGATACCGCTGATGGCAACCAGAGTTACAGATGGGGATGGCAGCGCCCTATTTCTTTACAAACCAAATGGTCAAGTCAGATTAGAACAATTACACTGGCAAGACAGTGGTCAGCGTCGGAATATTCGTAAAGCTTTAGAAACAGCAACTAGTCAAATTACACTTTTACAAAATAGTGCCCCACTAGCAACCGCCACGGGAATGTTAGACGATCAGATGCATCGTTATTTGGGGCCAGATGTACAAATATTTGGCACTGCTATTTTAGTGAAGCATACAGAAAGGGGATGGCTTTATGTTTTAAGCCGTGACCCTGAATATAGCTGGACAGAAACTAGACAAAAGTTAGTCCGGCTAGTTGCAGATCAAACTGCTGTGGCTATTGAAAACGATGAACTAGCAGTAGAACTAAGAAAGAAAGAACGTTTAGATCAAGAATTAGAAATTGGCGCAGAAATTCAACGCCGATTGCTACCACGCCAATGTCCTGCAATTCCTGGTGCTGCCTTAGCTGCACGTTGTAAACCTGCTAATCGTGTGGGTGGAGATTACTACGATTTTATTGCTACCAATCAAAATCAAATTAATTCCAATCATACAAGTGGTTTAGAAACTGGTTCTTGGGGTTTAGTAATTGGGGATGTGATGGGGAAAGGAGTCCCTGCAGGCCTAATTATGACGATGATGCGAGGAATGCTGAGGGGAGAAGTATTACACGGTAATTCTCCATCGCGGATCTTGCAAAATTTAAATAGAGTCATGTATGCGGATTTAGAAAATTCGCACCGTTTCGTGACGCTATTTTATTCAGAATATAATCCCGAAACCCGAATTTTATCTTATAGTAATGCTGCACATAATCCGCCTTTATGGTGGCACGCAGCCACAAAAACTGTATCTCGGTTAGATACCTTGGGGATGCTGATTGGTTTAGATGCCAACAGCCAATATGAAGATGCCCAGGCACAATTAGAACCTGGAGATACGATTATTTATTATACAGATGGCTTAACAGATGCCGCCGCCGCTGGAGGCGATCGCTTTGATGAAGAAAACTTCGTTGCTTCCTTCAGCGCTGCTTGTCGGTATTGTGATGGGCCAGAAGAAATAGTTGATTATTTGTTTGACCAAGTTCAACAATTCATCGGTGATGAAAAACAAAATACTGATGACATGACTTTGGTTGTTTTACAAATAGAATAGTCAACCCTTTGGGGGAATTCAAAATTCAAAATTCAAAATTCAAAATTGAAGATACCAATGCGTAATTCTTGGCAAGCATTGCAGGAAGCAAATTTGCATAAATATACGTAATTTTATTTATATTTATAGTTTTATTTCATACTTTACTTTTCCCCTGCGGAGACGCTACGCGTAGCTTGCTTCCCCGCAGGGGAATATACTTTAGTCTTTCAAGTTAAGCATTTACGCCAGATTTTGGCATAACCAAGCATGAAAATCTGTGTTTCCCATGCCCGATGCCCAATGCCCAATGCCCCATGTTTTTAAGTTAGTGTTGATGCACTCGTTCTAATAGCCATAGCGAAGCAACAGTACCAACAAAGTGAGCCGCAATGCCATTGATGTTTGCTACCGCTACAAAGACATCAAGGGCGCGGATAATTTTATAAGGGTCGGTGATGGCGACTCCGGGAGGTTGGGAGATAGATTTTGCCACTAATACGCCTAAAGTTGCACCAGCACCCAAAAGAGTTAAAAGTATGCCGATTAAAGCGGCGATCAGTCCCAGGCGAATTGCACTCACTGTATCTGCTTTGCTGGGATGTAGAGCCGGATTAGGATTTGCTAAACGCTTACCTAGGCGTGTGTAACGAAAATTCCAATAGATGCTGAATAATAACACAATAATTCCAGCTGCAGCCCAAAATATGCCCATCCCAAGGCCTGCATTTGGTTGATCGCTAAAACCTCGGCCTGTCGCCGCAAACAACAAAGATAAGCCAGAAACCACAGCTAATCCCAACTGTACCCAGAAGGTAATCCAGCCTGTAAGACGAAGAGTATTAGCGATTCCTTGAACTGCTGGTGCGAGCGATCGCGCTTCTGTTTCGGTTTGCATATTACTTGCCATTTCTCTGAAAAATTGTGCTGACTGTTGACTGAGTAGGGAGATTTAGCAGATAGATATATCCCTCCAATCACTAAGAATATTTCTCCCTCGCTATTTCATACCCCCATCCATAGACAGAAACACCTCAAAATCTGGGGGAATAAAATCGCAGTTAGTAGTGATCGGAAACCCTACAAGTGGCAGCAATAAACTATGGCTAAACATCGGCAAAATCTTTACCAGATTGCTCAACAAACCTTTGGCTACGATAGCTTACGTCCTGCACAACAAGAAGTGATAAAAGCAGTTCTTGAGGGACAAGATACTTTAGCTGTAATGACTAATGATCAATGACAGCCTTTACCAGTTATCTTTAATGTACTGCTCTACTTAATTCGCAATAAACCTTTTAAAAAACTCATCAGATTTAAAGCTATTTCTTCTAACCAAAGCATAATAGTATCGAGCCATTCTAGAATTTTTTCTAAGATATGCTTTTCATATTCAATTAGGGTGGCTTTAGTTTCTATCCAATCTGGCTGTGCTTCAACTTGGGTAGTTTGCTGATGCTGAGAAATTTCGCTTTTTTGACTAACACTGCTAGTTTGAGTTTTAGGTTGAGAAATAGAAGCAGCAGTTCGTTTACTAGCAGTAACTTTGCTAGATTTTTTCTGAGTAGAAGTAAGATTTCGGGTAGGTTTTTCCTGTTGTACTAACCCAGCATCTTTTTGTGGTTGTTGTAAAAAGTTTTGATAACTCTTAACTAAATTTTTTGGTATAGTAGGTATTGCTGATGGATTGGCGGGTAAAGCAGGATTTGCTCCCGCAGAGGCTTTATAAGGTTCTACTACATCAGTTTCAGACTCACCAAATAAATCATCCCATGTCAACCAAGGGTCTGATGTAGAAACATCATTTACTACTGGATGATTTTTAGGCGATTTAGTAGGAAGATGGGGTAATTTTTTGCCGGGGAGTTGATTTCTCGTTTCTTTATTACCTAATTTTTTATCGCTACCAATACCAAAAAAGTAATTTATAGCCGCCGCTATCAAATCGGGAATATTTGGGTTTTGAGTTTCTAAACTATCAGCCGGGATTGTTAATTGTCCCCTAGCTGCTAGTTGTTCTTTACCGTAAAGAAATATATTAAATTGAGTTTGAGCAACTTGAATAATTTCTTGGCTACGTTGTTGCATTGGTACTACTATATTTGATTCCCATTTGGCAACAACTTTATCTAAAAATGCTAACGCTTTTGGGGCATTTGGTAAAGCTTCTGGTGCTACTACATCTTCAATTACATCGCTAGAAGCCAAAGCTGGTATTTCTTCTGTTTGACCACCAGTCAGCTTGGTTAATAAGCGTTCAATTTCTGGTAATAAATTAGCTTGTTTTTTGGTTTCTAATAAACGCCAGGTACGCCAATAGTTAGCAATTTCATTAATGATTAAATTTTCTAATTTTGCTTGCTGTTGCGGGGTTAAAATATCTAGAGATTCATTATCGGCAGTAATGAGTAATAAATTGCGATTTTCTAAATTTGTTGCAATTCCCTGCACCATTTGATACTGCGGTGAGGGGTTGAGACTGCCTGCTGGATTATCTAAAATAGTCAATGATTGCGAAAGATTAGAGTTATTGCTTGGTGAGGTGGGTAAGAATTGCAACCACAAAGATTCTAAAAAAACTAAGGGTTTTTTAGGTGTAGATATACTGTTTGAGGGTGTGGTTGTAGTTTCCGTAAATGGCAAATTTTTGACAGTCTCTAGTACATTCTGAATGGGGGTGTCAGCAGGTGGAGGAGTTTCGGCTTCTAACTGTAGTCTTGTTGGCGGTTCTTTACTAGACAGAGTTCTCTCTGATGATTGATCTGGCTGCAAAAGCAGGTATATCGGGTAAAGTATTAGCTCAACACCCCATTTTGTGGCAACTTGTACATACCTAATGGTGTGTTCCAACTGTTCTGTCAACCGCCGAGATTGCTGGTGGACGAAGTTAAAAATTCTGCTTTGATAACGACCAGAGGAACCGGAAGACATGATAGTAATTTTTTAGTTAGAGCTTGATTGAGTTACGAGACTCCCACCGCACAGCCAAAAAAGAGAAATTGTTAATTATAGTCAGTGCCCTGATTTTAGCCAAAATATGACCCCTCCAGTAACTGAATCTCATACTAAATTAATCTCTGAGGCAATTGAGCAATTACGCTCTTGTTGTCAAGTAAATCTTCAGTCTACCTGGCTATACCAGGAGTCTGACTGTGATATTACTGAGGTTACTGCATCAAATTTGTCCACATGGAACCCCGTGCAGCTAAACGCTAAAGGCCATATTGCTTGGACAACCGGAAAGCAAGTTTTGTGGTTAGCGCAAAAGTTCGTAATTCCCCAAGATTTACAGGGTTATCTCTTAGCTGGGTTATCTTTGCGGTTAGCATTGCTTTGGTGGGCAGATGCTGCTGAGATTTATGTAAATGGGAAGTTAGTACTGGAGGGAGATTTATTTGATTGTTCGCCGAGAGTGCTGTTGAGTCAAGGGGTAACGCCAGGTGAAGAATTTATTGTGGCTTTGCGGCTGGTGAGTCCGGGACATGATAATGGTGCGTTAGTGCGATCGCTCCTTGTTTACGAATCTCCTGATTATAATCGTCCGGATGCGGGTTTTGTCGCGAATGAGTTGGCTGTGGTACAGCTTTATTTGGAACGGTTTGCGTCAGAAAAGTTAGAGGTTTTGGCGGAGTTGGTAGAAGAGATAACGAACCATCGAGGCGCAGAGAACACAGAGAAAGATAAGGAAGAGTGGGAAACACGTCTCTTGTCTATTCGTAATCATGTTATTCAATCTAAAATCCAAAATCTAAAATCTAAAATCTATTTGTTGGGTCATGCTCATTTAGATTTAGCATGGCTATGGCCTGTGAGTGAAACCTGGAATGCAGCACAGCATACTTTTGAATCAGCGCTAAAGTTACAAGCAGATTTTCCAGAGTTAATTTTTTGCCATTCCACACCAGCACTTTATGCTTGGATTGAAGAACATCGCCCCGATTTATTTCAAGCAATTCAACAAGCTGTAGCGGCTGGACGTTGGGAAGTTATTGGTGCTACGTGGGTGGAACCAGACTTAAATTTAATTGCTGGTGAATCCATTGCCCGTCAGCTATTGTATGGTCAACGCTATATAGAAGAGAAATTCGGTAAGCTGTCGCCTATCGTTTGGGTTCCTGATAGTTTTGGTTTCTGTGCAACTTTACCGCAGTTTTTCGTCAACGCTGGGGTGGAATATTTTGTTACCCAGAAGCTACAGTGGAACGATACTACTAAATTTGATTATGGGGTTTTTTGGTGGCGATCGCCTGATGGTAGTGAAGTATTTAGTTTGATGTCTGCAGCTATTGGTGAAGGTATCGACCCCGTGAAGATGGCAAATTATGCCTATGAGTGGGAAACTAAAACTGGGTTAAAAGATGCCCTTTGGCTCCCTGGTGTCGGCGATCATGGCGGCGGCCCTACCCGTGATATGTTAGAAACTGCCCAACGCTGGCAAACTTCGCCTTTTTTCCCAGATTTAGAATTTACTACCGCAGAAAAATATCTCCAGCAAATAAAAGAAACTATAAGTCACAACCACCACCCTGTCTGGGACGATGAACTTTACTTAGAATTCCATCGCGGTTGTTACACTACCCACGGGGATCAGAAACGTTGGAATCGGCGTTGTGAAGGCTTATTGTACCAAGCTGAATTGTTTGCGAGTTTGGCAAATATTAGCTGTGGTGTGGAATATCCCAAAGTAGAAATTGAAACAGCTTGGAAGCAGCTATTATTTCAGCAGTTTCACGATATTTTGCCTGGTTCTTCCATTACTCAAGTGTATGTTGATGCCCTACCGCAATGGCAGCAAGTGGAAGAAGTAGGAACGAAGATATTACAAGGATCATTATTAGCGATCGCATCTCACATTACCCTACCACAACCACCACAACCCAATAGTTTGCCTGTGGTTGTATTCAATTCTTTGAATTGGCAACGTTCTGAGGTTATTTCTGTCAGCTTACCCACAACGGCAACACCTAACCAACAATGGCAAGTGTACGATGTTTCTGGAAAGGAACTGCCATCACAAATTATTGAATCATCAACTCTGCTATTTTTCGCCAGCGATATTCCATCTGTTGGTTATCGTCTATTTTGGCTTGTCCCTACTTCCTCCCTTCCTTCCTCACCGCAGCTTCCATCTGACTGGGTGCTGGAAAATGAATTTCTCCGAGTTACTGTGAACCCCAACACCGGAGATTTAGCTAGTGTGTTTGACAAAACTTGCCAACGGGAAGTCTTAAGTGGTGCAGGTAATCAACTACAAGGTTTTCAAGATAGCGGCCAATATTGGGATGCTTGGAATATCGACCCTAATTATGCCCAACATCCCCTACCGCCAACTACTCTCAAATCAATTGAGTGGCTAGAAAAAGGTGCGGTGCAAAGTCGTTTACGAGTGGTGCGCCAGTTGGGTAACTCGGAATTTTGCCAAGACTATATATTGTCAGTGGGAGAACCCTTACTCAAAATTGCCACGACTGTAAATTGGCGAGAAAATCATGTATTGGTAAAAGCAGCTTTCCCTCTCAACCTCGAAGCAGACTTTGCTACTTATGAAATTCCCTGTGGCGCAATTCGCCGCACAACCAAACCGAAAACCCCCGCAGAAAAAGCTAAGTGGGAAGTCCCTGCTTTGCGTTGGGCTGATTTAACTGAGGAAGCGACAGCAGAAAATTCACCAAACCCAAATTATTACGGTGTCAGTTTGCTGAATGATTGTAAATACGGTTATGACAGCCAACCTAATCAATTACGCCTGACGCTATTACGCAGCCCTAACTGGCCGAATCCCCAAGCAGACAAAGGTTTTCACGAATTTACCTATGCTTTATACCCTCACACTGGTAGCTGGGAATCAGCCCATACTGTTAAACGTGGCTATGAGTTGAACATCCCACTCCAAGTAATTATTCACCCACTCACAACTCAGCACTCAGCAACGCCAGTTGCTACAACGGAGGGAACCTCCGCAACGCACTGGCTCCTCAGCACTCCCACTACAAGGAGTTTCCTGAATTTATCGGCTGATAACTTAATCTTGATGACACTCAAGCAAGCTGAAGACGATTCCCAGCAATTCATTGTGCGTTGTTATGAATGTCACGGAGATGCAGCCAAGTTATCTTTGCAAAGTGATATTGGCTTAATTTTAGGAGATGGTGTAGATTTATTGGAGCGTTCTACAACTACAGAATTCTCATCTCGCCAGGAAAACCTCAATATACAGCCTTGGAAAATCGCTAGTTTTAAAATGAAACCAGGGAATTAACCCTGATTTTTCTGAACCTTCAATATATAAAGGATTGAGGATGAAGAGTTTTTATGGAGCATCCCAATTTGGCAAATTTATCAAATTAAAACTAGTCATTGCGAATGGAGCGAAGCGGAATGAAGCAATCGCAGCAGATGGACTTTGCGATTGCTTTGCTTCATTTCATTACGCTCGCAATGACAAATTATACTTTTACACATTGGGATACCCCCGTTTTTTAAACCTTCATGCTTCATCCCTTTATTGGTAAGGTGCGATTCGTTGGCTAGAAACCAATCCCAATAGGGCTTAAGGAGGATTAGCCGCTTAAGATTCATGAGAATCTTTTGATAACTGAATAACAATGTAGGTGCAAAACCTACCCTCCAAGTGCTGGAGTGAAAGCATATCCCCTACTGTAGAGACTAGCCATCAATCGGTAAAGCGGGGATAAAAGGTGGAAATACTGCAAGCCTAATGTGGTAATCACCAAGCAAAGTATCCATGAGTAAAGCCAAGGCTTAAAGACACGTCTGAATCATCGTGATAAAACAGTAGCGCAATCAGGCTGAATCGCTACAACCAAAAGGTAAAGGATAAAGGACTGGCAAATTTTACCTTGACCAGTATGCACTCCCAATAAACCCGGTGAATAGTGTCACTCTAAAGATACATAGCATTGTTATTCGGAACGAAGTAACCCGTTATTTACTCTCAGATGGTCGAGTATCTGAGTAGGTGCTAACCGGATGTAATAACGTGGAGAGATTGAGTAAGAAGCAAATGTTTAATTGTAATGATTGAAATATGCTGACGTACTCACAATGATTTGAAAGGATTGGTCTGATTAGGAAGTATATATGTCTAATACGAGTTTAAAGACTACGGCGGAATGGAATACGATACCCTGGCGAAAGTTAGAACGTAGCGTATACAAGCTTCAGAAAAGAATATACCAAGCTTCTCAACGTGGTGATACTAAGGCAGTCCGCAAACTCCAAAAAACCCTGATGAGGTCTTGGTCTGGAAAAGCTCTTGCAGTAAGAAAAGTCACCCAAGATAACCAAGGAAAGAAGGCAGCAGGTATTGACGGTGTAAAATCCCTTAAACCATCAGCCAGACTCACTTTGGTAATGAATATGAAGCTTAACCATAAGGTAAAAGCAACTCGTAGAGTATGGATTCCAAAACCCGGAAACGTTGAAAAACGACCACTAGGAATACCCACAATGCAAGATAGAGCAACTCAATCGCTTGTCAAACTGGCATTAGAACCAGAATGGGAGGCAAAATTTGAGCCCAATAGTTACGGTTTCAGACCCGGACGCAATGCCCATGATGCAAGAGAAGCAATATTTAATAGTATCAGATACTCAAACAAATGGGTATTAGATGCTGATATTTCAAAATGCTTCGATAAAATAAACCACGAAAAACTATTGACCAAAATTAACACATTCCCGACCATGAGGAGGCAAATAAAAGCATGGTTGAAAGCAGGAGTACTAGACAATGGTCATTTCTCAGAAACTACTGAGGGAACGCCACAAGGCGGTGTAATATCTCCACTATTAGCCAATATTGCCTTACATGGGCTAGAAAAGCTAGTAAAGGAGTTTGCAGCCAGCCAGAGAGGAGGAAAGGTGAAGAATCAGAACAGTATATCCCTAATTAGATATGCAGACGATTTTGTGATTCTTGCCCCCAATAAAACTCAAATAATAGTACTCAAAGAAATAGTAAAAACGTGGTTAGCAGAAATGGGACTGGAATTAAACCCTAACAAAACCCGTATAGTTTCGACTTTCAAAAGCTCAGAGATATTCGCCTCGCAAGAAGTAGGATTTAATTTCCTCGGTTTCAATGTGAAACAATACAAAGTGGGAAAGAATGACTCTGGAAAATTATCGAACGGTAAAAAGTTAGGGTATAAAACACTCATCAAGCCTAGTGTAAAATCAGTAAAGAAACACTACGATGACATAGCAAGAATAATCGATAATCACAAAAATGCTGCACAAGAAACACTAATAAGTAAACTTAACCCTGTAATCAGGGGATGGGTTAACTATTACTCAACATCAGTGAGTAAAGAGATATTCTCAAAGCTAAGTCATCTAATATATCAGAAGCTGAAACGCTGGGGAAAACGTCGTCACCCTGACAAGTCTAATGTATGGGTAACCAAGAAATATTGGCATACAGTAGGTGGCGATAACTGGGTATTCGCAGCAACAAAGAACGGAGAAATCACAATGAGGCTATTCAAACACTCACAAAAAGAAATTGTGAGACACGTAAAAGTAAAAGGTGATGCCTCACCGTTCGATGGGAACTTAAAATATTGGAGTTCAAGAAAGGGCGAAAATCCCTTAGTACCTAAAAGAGTAGCAATACTACTTAAAAAGCAAAAGGGGAAATGCTCTCATTGCGGATTGTACTTTAGAGAAGATGACCTAATCGAGATTGACCATATCATTCCTAAATCGCAAGGTGGAAAGGATGTATACGACAATCTGCAAGCATTACATAGGCATTGTCACGACGTTAAAACTGCCACTGACAACTCTTATAATCAACCTAAGAGCGATACAGAAATAAATGTGATGTGGTAGTGAGAAGTACCCACGACTTGGGTCAAGTCATTGAGGAGCCGTATGAGGTGAAAGTCTCAAGTACGGTTTTGAAGACCAGCAGGATTGGTGACAGTCTTGCTGAGTTTAATATAATTTCAGCCTTTAGCCTTTACCCTTCAGCCTTGATTTAATCTTCATGGTCTTCATAAGGGTCTGCTAATTCTTTACTAGGAGGCCCAAATGATATATAGATTCCCCAACCGGTGATGGCAATAACAGCGGCGGCGACAGAAATGATGAGAACTACAGATGGTTCCATAATTAAGTGATATGTTATCAGAAAATTGCTTGAAAAGACCGTGAATTAAG contains the following coding sequences:
- the ltrA gene encoding group II intron reverse transcriptase/maturase, whose amino-acid sequence is MSNTSLKTTAEWNTIPWRKLERSVYKLQKRIYQASQRGDTKAVRKLQKTLMRSWSGKALAVRKVTQDNQGKKAAGIDGVKSLKPSARLTLVMNMKLNHKVKATRRVWIPKPGNVEKRPLGIPTMQDRATQSLVKLALEPEWEAKFEPNSYGFRPGRNAHDAREAIFNSIRYSNKWVLDADISKCFDKINHEKLLTKINTFPTMRRQIKAWLKAGVLDNGHFSETTEGTPQGGVISPLLANIALHGLEKLVKEFAASQRGGKVKNQNSISLIRYADDFVILAPNKTQIIVLKEIVKTWLAEMGLELNPNKTRIVSTFKSSEIFASQEVGFNFLGFNVKQYKVGKNDSGKLSNGKKLGYKTLIKPSVKSVKKHYDDIARIIDNHKNAAQETLISKLNPVIRGWVNYYSTSVSKEIFSKLSHLIYQKLKRWGKRRHPDKSNVWVTKKYWHTVGGDNWVFAATKNGEITMRLFKHSQKEIVRHVKVKGDASPFDGNLKYWSSRKGENPLVPKRVAILLKKQKGKCSHCGLYFREDDLIEIDHIIPKSQGGKDVYDNLQALHRHCHDVKTATDNSYNQPKSDTEINVMW
- a CDS encoding alpha-mannosidase, whose protein sequence is MTPPVTESHTKLISEAIEQLRSCCQVNLQSTWLYQESDCDITEVTASNLSTWNPVQLNAKGHIAWTTGKQVLWLAQKFVIPQDLQGYLLAGLSLRLALLWWADAAEIYVNGKLVLEGDLFDCSPRVLLSQGVTPGEEFIVALRLVSPGHDNGALVRSLLVYESPDYNRPDAGFVANELAVVQLYLERFASEKLEVLAELVEEITNHRGAENTEKDKEEWETRLLSIRNHVIQSKIQNLKSKIYLLGHAHLDLAWLWPVSETWNAAQHTFESALKLQADFPELIFCHSTPALYAWIEEHRPDLFQAIQQAVAAGRWEVIGATWVEPDLNLIAGESIARQLLYGQRYIEEKFGKLSPIVWVPDSFGFCATLPQFFVNAGVEYFVTQKLQWNDTTKFDYGVFWWRSPDGSEVFSLMSAAIGEGIDPVKMANYAYEWETKTGLKDALWLPGVGDHGGGPTRDMLETAQRWQTSPFFPDLEFTTAEKYLQQIKETISHNHHPVWDDELYLEFHRGCYTTHGDQKRWNRRCEGLLYQAELFASLANISCGVEYPKVEIETAWKQLLFQQFHDILPGSSITQVYVDALPQWQQVEEVGTKILQGSLLAIASHITLPQPPQPNSLPVVVFNSLNWQRSEVISVSLPTTATPNQQWQVYDVSGKELPSQIIESSTLLFFASDIPSVGYRLFWLVPTSSLPSSPQLPSDWVLENEFLRVTVNPNTGDLASVFDKTCQREVLSGAGNQLQGFQDSGQYWDAWNIDPNYAQHPLPPTTLKSIEWLEKGAVQSRLRVVRQLGNSEFCQDYILSVGEPLLKIATTVNWRENHVLVKAAFPLNLEADFATYEIPCGAIRRTTKPKTPAEKAKWEVPALRWADLTEEATAENSPNPNYYGVSLLNDCKYGYDSQPNQLRLTLLRSPNWPNPQADKGFHEFTYALYPHTGSWESAHTVKRGYELNIPLQVIIHPLTTQHSATPVATTEGTSATHWLLSTPTTRSFLNLSADNLILMTLKQAEDDSQQFIVRCYECHGDAAKLSLQSDIGLILGDGVDLLERSTTTEFSSRQENLNIQPWKIASFKMKPGN
- a CDS encoding PP2C family protein-serine/threonine phosphatase encodes the protein MSQLPSQPTDSNNGATTDVTPVVALKELVARLHREQNKIQDLLSSLGFALRSFNNLNQFLELIPLMATRVTDGDGSALFLYKPNGQVRLEQLHWQDSGQRRNIRKALETATSQITLLQNSAPLATATGMLDDQMHRYLGPDVQIFGTAILVKHTERGWLYVLSRDPEYSWTETRQKLVRLVADQTAVAIENDELAVELRKKERLDQELEIGAEIQRRLLPRQCPAIPGAALAARCKPANRVGGDYYDFIATNQNQINSNHTSGLETGSWGLVIGDVMGKGVPAGLIMTMMRGMLRGEVLHGNSPSRILQNLNRVMYADLENSHRFVTLFYSEYNPETRILSYSNAAHNPPLWWHAATKTVSRLDTLGMLIGLDANSQYEDAQAQLEPGDTIIYYTDGLTDAAAAGGDRFDEENFVASFSAACRYCDGPEEIVDYLFDQVQQFIGDEKQNTDDMTLVVLQIE
- a CDS encoding DUF3611 family protein, with translation MQTETEARSLAPAVQGIANTLRLTGWITFWVQLGLAVVSGLSLLFAATGRGFSDQPNAGLGMGIFWAAAGIIVLLFSIYWNFRYTRLGKRLANPNPALHPSKADTVSAIRLGLIAALIGILLTLLGAGATLGVLVAKSISQPPGVAITDPYKIIRALDVFVAVANINGIAAHFVGTVASLWLLERVHQH
- the psbN gene encoding photosystem II reaction center protein PsbN; translated protein: MEPSVVLIISVAAAVIAITGWGIYISFGPPSKELADPYEDHED